Proteins co-encoded in one Medicago truncatula cultivar Jemalong A17 chromosome 8, MtrunA17r5.0-ANR, whole genome shotgun sequence genomic window:
- the LOC112417567 gene encoding uncharacterized protein isoform X1: MANWHVPQKGIDFFAQMLKNVCPFKKCFPENCYQATQLVSKLGLKVEKIDCCKKGCMLYYKDDSKLSECKFCSAPRFFPRRIGMGKYKDVPAKRMFYFPIIPRLQRLYASTGSASEMRWHKENKNNSNLLRHPSDGKAWKHFDEVYPEFAREPRNVRLGLCSDGFTPYIQASAGPYSCWPIVVTPYNLPPEMCMTKPYLFLACLVPGPNNPKEKLDVYLQPLIDDLQQLWSNGILTYDISTKQNFIMKACLMWTINDFPAYGMLSGWGTQGRLACPHCMGDTKAFYLKNSGKNTWFGCNRRFLAPDHPFRKSKRSFTKNEDEKKGPPHISTGQEIWEVVSIFPKVTEVGWEKKLKELNDSNKDYKYGVHHNWRKQSIFWDLPYWKDNLLRHNLDVMHIEKNFFDNIFYTVMNITGKTKDNEKARKDMAECCFRGDLEMQALSNGKMGKPKAGYTLTKSDAKLVCKWLKELRMPDGYASNLARCADVEKGVVHGMKSHDGHVFMECLLPIAFRSLPDLVWKALTEISQFFKDLCSNTLTMDDLVKLDQNIAIILCKLERFFPPGFFDSMEHLPIHLAYEAMLGGPVHYRWMYPFERFMGVSKRAVTNKTRTCLSCFKSHSICHSRTVL; this comes from the exons ATGGCTAACTGGCATGTTCCACAAAAAGGTATAGATTTTTTTGCACAAATGCTTAAAAATGTATGCCCATTTAAAAAATGCTTTCCCGAGAATTGTTACCAAGCAACGCAGCTGGTGTCTAAGTTAGGGCTGAAGGTTGAGAAGATCGATTGCTGTAAGAAAGGTTGTATGTTATATTACAAGGATGATAGTAAGTTATCTGAGTGCAAATTCTGTTCTGCTCCTAGGTTCTTTCCTCGTAGGATTGGTATGGGAAAGTACAAAGATGTCCCAGCGAAGAGAATGTTTTATTTCCCTATCATTCCTAGATTACAAAGATTGTATGCATCAACCGGGTCTGCATCTGAAATGAGATGGcataaggaaaataaaaacaattcaaaCCTTCTTCGCCATCCGTCTGATGGAAAAGCATGGAAACACTTTGATGAAGTATATCCTGAATTTGCTAGGGAACCAAGAAATGTAAGGTTAGGTTTGTGTTCAGATGGATTTACTCCTTACATTCAAGCGTCTGCTGGTCCGTATTCATGTTGGCCGATAGTAGTTACCCCTTACAATCTTCCCCCTGAAATGTGCATGACAAAACCATACTTGTTTTTGGCTTGTCTCGTACCTGGACCTAACAACCCCAAAGAAAAGTTGGACGTCTACTTGCAAccattgattgatgatttacaACAATTGTGGTCCAACGGAATTTTGACCTATGACATATCCACTAAACAAAACTTCATAATGAAAGCGTGCTTAATGTGGACAATTAATGATTTTCCGGCCTATGGTATGTTATCTGGATGGGGAACACAAGGTAGGTTGGCATGCCCTCATTGCATGGGAGACACAAAAGCTTTCTACTTGAAAAATAGTGGCAAGAATACTTGGTTTGGTTGTAATCGTCGTTTCTTGGCACCTGATCACCCTTTCAGAAAAAGTAAAAGAAGTTTtacaaaaaatgaagatgagaaAAAAGGTCCACCTCACATTTCCACAGGGCAAGAGATATGGGAGGTAGTAAGTATCTTTCCAAAAGTGACCGAAGTTGGTTGGGAGAAAAAGCTGAAAGAGTTGAATGATTCTAACAAAGATTATAAGTATGGAGTTCATCATAATTGGAGAAAACAGAGTATTTTTTGGGACCTTCCATATTGGAAGGACAACTTGTTAAGGCACAACCTCGATGTGATGCACATAGAGAAAAATTTCTTCGATAATATATTTTACACTGTCATGAATATTACGGGCAAAACAAAGGATAATGAAAAGGCGAGAAAAGACATGGCTGAATGCTGCTTTCGCGGGGACTTGGAGATGCAGGCTTTATCTAATGGAAAGATGGGTAAACCAAAGGCAGGTTACACTTTGACCAAATCTGATGCCAAGCTTGTTTGTAAATGGCTTAAGGAATTGAGAATGCCAGATGGCTACGCTTCAAACCTTGCAAGGTGTGCCGATGTCGAAAAGGGTGTAGTGCATGGGATGAAGAGCCACGACGGTCATGTTTTCATGGAGTGTTTACTCCCAATTGCATTTCGTTCCTTACCAGATTTGGTTTGGAAAGCATTAACGGAGATAAGTCAATTCTTCAAGGATCTTTGTTCCAATACATTGACGATGGACGACTTGGTTAAGCTGGATCAGAACATTGCAATTATCCTATGCAAGTTAGAAAGGTTTTTCCCACCAGGTTTCTTTGACTCAATGGAGCATCTTCCAATCCATCTTGCCTATGAAGCAATGCTAGGTGGTCCTGTGCATTACCGGTGGATGTATCCATTTGAAAG ATTTATGGGAGTCTCAAAGCGGGCAGTGACAAATAAG ACTCGTACCTGCCTATCATGTTTCAAAAGCCATTCGATATGCCATTCGAGAACAGTTTTATAA
- the LOC112417567 gene encoding uncharacterized protein isoform X2, which yields MANWHVPQKGIDFFAQMLKNVCPFKKCFPENCYQATQLVSKLGLKVEKIDCCKKGCMLYYKDDSKLSECKFCSAPRFFPRRIGMGKYKDVPAKRMFYFPIIPRLQRLYASTGSASEMRWHKENKNNSNLLRHPSDGKAWKHFDEVYPEFAREPRNVRLGLCSDGFTPYIQASAGPYSCWPIVVTPYNLPPEMCMTKPYLFLACLVPGPNNPKEKLDVYLQPLIDDLQQLWSNGILTYDISTKQNFIMKACLMWTINDFPAYGMLSGWGTQGRLACPHCMGDTKAFYLKNSGKNTWFGCNRRFLAPDHPFRKSKRSFTKNEDEKKGPPHISTGQEIWEVVSIFPKVTEVGWEKKLKELNDSNKDYKYGVHHNWRKQSIFWDLPYWKDNLLRHNLDVMHIEKNFFDNIFYTVMNITGKTKDNEKARKDMAECCFRGDLEMQALSNGKMGKPKAGYTLTKSDAKLVCKWLKELRMPDGYASNLARCADVEKGVVHGMKSHDGHVFMECLLPIAFRSLPDLVWKALTEISQFFKDLCSNTLTMDDLVKLDQNIAIILCKLERFFPPGFFDSMEHLPIHLAYEAMLGGPVHYRWMYPFERFMGVSKRAVTNKASYMYETILNHLMC from the exons ATGGCTAACTGGCATGTTCCACAAAAAGGTATAGATTTTTTTGCACAAATGCTTAAAAATGTATGCCCATTTAAAAAATGCTTTCCCGAGAATTGTTACCAAGCAACGCAGCTGGTGTCTAAGTTAGGGCTGAAGGTTGAGAAGATCGATTGCTGTAAGAAAGGTTGTATGTTATATTACAAGGATGATAGTAAGTTATCTGAGTGCAAATTCTGTTCTGCTCCTAGGTTCTTTCCTCGTAGGATTGGTATGGGAAAGTACAAAGATGTCCCAGCGAAGAGAATGTTTTATTTCCCTATCATTCCTAGATTACAAAGATTGTATGCATCAACCGGGTCTGCATCTGAAATGAGATGGcataaggaaaataaaaacaattcaaaCCTTCTTCGCCATCCGTCTGATGGAAAAGCATGGAAACACTTTGATGAAGTATATCCTGAATTTGCTAGGGAACCAAGAAATGTAAGGTTAGGTTTGTGTTCAGATGGATTTACTCCTTACATTCAAGCGTCTGCTGGTCCGTATTCATGTTGGCCGATAGTAGTTACCCCTTACAATCTTCCCCCTGAAATGTGCATGACAAAACCATACTTGTTTTTGGCTTGTCTCGTACCTGGACCTAACAACCCCAAAGAAAAGTTGGACGTCTACTTGCAAccattgattgatgatttacaACAATTGTGGTCCAACGGAATTTTGACCTATGACATATCCACTAAACAAAACTTCATAATGAAAGCGTGCTTAATGTGGACAATTAATGATTTTCCGGCCTATGGTATGTTATCTGGATGGGGAACACAAGGTAGGTTGGCATGCCCTCATTGCATGGGAGACACAAAAGCTTTCTACTTGAAAAATAGTGGCAAGAATACTTGGTTTGGTTGTAATCGTCGTTTCTTGGCACCTGATCACCCTTTCAGAAAAAGTAAAAGAAGTTTtacaaaaaatgaagatgagaaAAAAGGTCCACCTCACATTTCCACAGGGCAAGAGATATGGGAGGTAGTAAGTATCTTTCCAAAAGTGACCGAAGTTGGTTGGGAGAAAAAGCTGAAAGAGTTGAATGATTCTAACAAAGATTATAAGTATGGAGTTCATCATAATTGGAGAAAACAGAGTATTTTTTGGGACCTTCCATATTGGAAGGACAACTTGTTAAGGCACAACCTCGATGTGATGCACATAGAGAAAAATTTCTTCGATAATATATTTTACACTGTCATGAATATTACGGGCAAAACAAAGGATAATGAAAAGGCGAGAAAAGACATGGCTGAATGCTGCTTTCGCGGGGACTTGGAGATGCAGGCTTTATCTAATGGAAAGATGGGTAAACCAAAGGCAGGTTACACTTTGACCAAATCTGATGCCAAGCTTGTTTGTAAATGGCTTAAGGAATTGAGAATGCCAGATGGCTACGCTTCAAACCTTGCAAGGTGTGCCGATGTCGAAAAGGGTGTAGTGCATGGGATGAAGAGCCACGACGGTCATGTTTTCATGGAGTGTTTACTCCCAATTGCATTTCGTTCCTTACCAGATTTGGTTTGGAAAGCATTAACGGAGATAAGTCAATTCTTCAAGGATCTTTGTTCCAATACATTGACGATGGACGACTTGGTTAAGCTGGATCAGAACATTGCAATTATCCTATGCAAGTTAGAAAGGTTTTTCCCACCAGGTTTCTTTGACTCAATGGAGCATCTTCCAATCCATCTTGCCTATGAAGCAATGCTAGGTGGTCCTGTGCATTACCGGTGGATGTATCCATTTGAAAG ATTTATGGGAGTCTCAAAGCGGGCAGTGACAAATAAGGC AAGTTACATGtatgaaacaattttaaatCACCTCATGTGTTAG
- the LOC11407748 gene encoding uncharacterized protein, translated as MIISHPFTPFPSCITITCSKPFSHNNHFIKSYIPPFLLLRNARSSTLLCSARSGRNENSNSLDFDIDINEEDQVLENDDYGGFSAQGMETNDIIDVDEGQDDGDGRRYSGGGPYKGRDEKDFDRNPEFAEILGDYLDDPEKAQSRMEERLRKNRNKILHTKTGSGVPMKVSFNKFDFSNSYIWFEFYNAPLAKDINLICDAIRAWHIVGRLGGCNAMNMQLSQSEIEKRPSYDYIQGANVTPTTFYNIGDLEVQDNLARIWIDIGTNEPLILDVLINALTQISSDFVGIKQVVFGGEEFENWKEDLTSEDSGYGVHKI; from the exons ATGATTATATCACACCCTTTTACACCTTTTCCTTCTTGCATTACCATTACATGCTCCAAACCTTTTTCccataataatcattttatcaaatcCTATATACCTCCTTTTCTGCTCTTGAGAAATGCTAGATCATCGACATTGTTATGTAGTGCTAGAAGTGGACGAAATGAAAATTCAAACAGTTTGGACTTTGATATAGACATCAATGAGGAAGATCAAGTGCTTGAGAATGATGATTATGGTGGGTTTTCAGCTCAAGGGATGGAAACAAATGATATTATTGATGTAGATGAAGGACAAGATGATGGTGATGGCAGAAGATATTCAGGTGGAGGACCGTATAAAGGCAGGGATGAGAAGGATTTTGATAGAAATCCAGAATTTGCTGAAATACTTGGTGATTATCTAGATGATCCTGAGAAGGCACAGTCCAGA ATGGAAGAGAGACTAAGAAAAAACAGGAACAAAATACTCCACACAAAGACCGGATCAGGAGTACCAATGAAAGTGTCATTCAATAA ATTTGATTTTTCAAACTCATATATATGGTTTGAATTTTACAATGCTCCATTGGCAAAAGACATCAACTTAATTTGTGAT GCTATTCGAGCATGGCACATTGTAGGACGACTTGGAGGATGCAATGCCATGAACATGCAA CTGTCACAGTCTGAGATAGAAAAACGACCAAGTTACGATTATATTCAGGGAGCGAATGTAACACCAACGACATTTTACAACATTGGGGATCTTGAGGTTCAAGACAACTTGGCTCGAATATG GATAGATATTGGGACTAATGAACCATTGATTCTAGATGTTTTGATAAATGCATTGACACAGATAAGTTCTGA cTTTGTTGGGATCAAGCAAGTAGTGTTTGGTGGAGAAGAATTTGAGAATTGGAAAGAGGATTTAACATCAGAGGATTCAGGTTATGGTGTTCATAAGATCTAG